From a single Nostoc sp. MS1 genomic region:
- a CDS encoding type II toxin-antitoxin system ParD family antitoxin: MYIQIKPELEQFIQAQLASGRFASADDVINEAFKLLQDREQRLEELWQKIVVGTEQIAAGQVTDGEVVFARLQEKIRLIAEEYSE, encoded by the coding sequence ATGTACATCCAAATTAAACCAGAACTAGAGCAATTTATTCAGGCACAGTTGGCAAGTGGTAGATTTGCTAGTGCAGATGATGTCATCAATGAAGCCTTTAAACTGCTACAAGACAGAGAGCAGAGACTTGAAGAATTATGGCAGAAAATAGTTGTAGGAACTGAACAAATTGCAGCAGGACAAGTAACTGATGGCGAAGTTGTATTTGCTAGGTTACAAGAAAAAATTCGTTTAATTGCTGAGGAATATTCTGAATGA
- a CDS encoding alpha/beta fold hydrolase: MKDWWQETFPKGRQSLIISDVHGYPVQIAYGEKGTGRPLFLLHGMGSWSYNWRYSVAPLSKYFRVICVDAKGFGFSDKPCFRREKSGHQVIELERIIQELCDEPAVIVAESLGGLVALALAQKSPELVGRLVVINAPIFAEQLPHWAMSILSQIPIELLQTIDSLRLAYLFAPLVKEIMAIERRKVLFDPSILTQEDVYWITYPFVEIPGTLVKVAEELQIAAKEIENWQANKPNMLTQIQKNLSSIESPTLILWGDKDSWFPVSHGEKLHQHLPNSQFQILENCYHDASTGSAKVVNQAILKFLQQTNFV, translated from the coding sequence ATGAAAGATTGGTGGCAAGAAACTTTCCCCAAAGGGCGGCAAAGTCTGATAATTAGTGATGTTCATGGATATCCTGTACAAATTGCATACGGTGAAAAAGGTACAGGTAGACCATTATTTCTATTACACGGTATGGGTAGTTGGAGCTATAATTGGCGTTACAGTGTCGCTCCATTATCTAAGTATTTTCGAGTTATTTGTGTAGATGCTAAAGGCTTCGGTTTTTCTGATAAACCTTGTTTCCGTCGAGAGAAAAGTGGGCATCAAGTTATTGAATTAGAGCGCATAATTCAAGAGTTATGTGATGAACCAGCAGTAATTGTGGCTGAATCGTTAGGTGGATTAGTGGCTCTTGCCTTAGCACAAAAAAGCCCTGAATTAGTTGGGCGTTTAGTAGTAATTAATGCGCCAATTTTTGCAGAACAATTACCACATTGGGCAATGTCGATATTGTCTCAAATTCCTATTGAATTATTGCAAACAATAGACTCCTTACGTCTAGCTTATTTATTTGCGCCATTAGTTAAGGAAATCATGGCAATAGAAAGGCGTAAAGTATTATTTGATCCATCAATCTTAACTCAAGAGGATGTTTACTGGATTACTTATCCCTTTGTTGAGATTCCTGGTACTTTGGTAAAAGTTGCTGAGGAATTACAAATAGCAGCCAAAGAAATTGAGAATTGGCAAGCAAATAAACCTAATATGCTAACTCAGATTCAGAAAAATTTGAGTTCTATTGAGTCACCTACACTAATTTTATGGGGTGATAAAGATAGTTGGTTTCCGGTGAGTCATGGGGAGAAATTGCATCAACACTTACCTAACTCTCAATTTCAAATTTTAGAAAACTGCTATCATGATGCTTCTACTGGTTCAGCTAAAGTGGTAAACCAAGCAATTTTGAAATTTTTGCAACAGACTAATTTTGTGTGA
- a CDS encoding DUF4112 domain-containing protein: MPESSPKFSYIDTNTQAATIKRLRQVSRLLDTVIKIPGTPIAMGLDPIIGIIPIGGDALGLILSCYIVFEASRLGVPKNILNRMIVNIIIDSLIGSFPIIGDLFDFAWTANHYNIKLIEKYLNGN, translated from the coding sequence ATGCCTGAATCTTCTCCTAAATTCTCTTATATTGACACTAATACTCAAGCAGCCACTATAAAACGCCTACGTCAAGTAAGCCGCTTGTTAGATACAGTAATCAAAATTCCCGGTACACCGATAGCTATGGGTTTAGACCCAATCATAGGAATTATACCTATTGGTGGCGACGCTTTAGGTTTAATTCTTTCTTGCTACATAGTCTTTGAAGCTTCGCGGCTGGGTGTGCCTAAAAATATATTGAACCGCATGATAGTCAATATCATTATTGACAGTTTGATAGGCAGTTTCCCCATCATCGGCGACCTGTTTGACTTTGCCTGGACAGCGAATCACTACAACATTAAGCTAATAGAAAAGTACTTAAATGGGAATTAG
- a CDS encoding YihY/virulence factor BrkB family protein, whose translation MPLPRFVRFFRHVNWRTLQKTYIRTTERRLLGLASEIAFNAMLSLFPAILTVLTAIGLFADSLQETFKQMAGQLSQVVPEEAMGLIRDFASQEIAHSQNSGLFSLSFVIALWTASGAINTAMTAFDQIHQIPQDKIRPFWKARLVSLGLTIGTILLLVLASFLVFISDFLLAIVVNENNSLIFLLHLWQLLRWPLALGIMAIAFSFIYRYGPSVWNQGTPIMPGAIIAAVFWAILSGLFRLYVANFGNYNKVYGAVGTVIVLMLWLWMSSAVLLIGDQLNVTVGQDMQAKKPRNFVQEVH comes from the coding sequence ATGCCGTTGCCTCGTTTTGTTCGCTTCTTTCGTCATGTCAATTGGCGTACACTCCAGAAAACTTATATTAGGACAACTGAAAGACGACTTTTGGGACTGGCCTCAGAAATTGCCTTTAACGCGATGTTATCTTTATTTCCGGCAATTCTTACAGTACTTACAGCCATTGGTTTATTTGCAGACTCCTTACAGGAAACATTCAAGCAAATGGCAGGACAATTAAGCCAAGTTGTACCAGAGGAAGCGATGGGATTGATTAGGGATTTTGCTAGTCAAGAAATTGCCCATTCTCAAAATAGCGGCTTATTTTCGTTAAGTTTTGTCATTGCCCTTTGGACAGCTTCTGGTGCAATCAATACTGCAATGACAGCCTTTGATCAAATTCATCAAATCCCTCAAGATAAAATACGCCCATTTTGGAAAGCCAGACTTGTCTCTTTAGGATTAACGATAGGTACTATTTTACTTTTGGTACTGGCTTCTTTTTTGGTGTTTATTAGTGACTTCTTGTTAGCAATTGTGGTGAATGAAAATAATTCTTTAATATTCTTGTTGCACCTTTGGCAATTACTGCGTTGGCCTTTAGCTTTAGGAATTATGGCTATAGCATTTAGTTTTATTTATCGTTACGGCCCTAGTGTTTGGAATCAAGGCACACCAATTATGCCAGGAGCAATAATTGCAGCCGTTTTCTGGGCAATTTTATCTGGTTTATTTCGCTTGTATGTAGCAAACTTTGGTAACTATAACAAAGTTTACGGTGCTGTAGGGACAGTGATAGTGTTGATGCTGTGGCTGTGGATGAGTTCTGCTGTTTTATTAATAGGCGACCAATTAAATGTGACTGTGGGTCAAGATATGCAGGCGAAAAAACCCCGTAACTTTGTACAAGAGGTTCATTAA
- a CDS encoding helix-turn-helix domain-containing protein produces the protein MKTEILKKFGQRVREERLKMGLSQEELAEKAGLHRTYIGMIERAEKNITLINIGKIAIALAISIEDLLKGVSE, from the coding sequence ATGAAAACGGAAATATTAAAAAAATTTGGTCAAAGAGTAAGAGAGGAAAGATTAAAAATGGGTCTCTCTCAGGAAGAATTAGCGGAAAAAGCAGGTCTTCACAGAACTTATATAGGCATGATTGAAAGAGCTGAAAAGAACATTACCTTAATTAATATTGGAAAAATTGCTATAGCTTTAGCAATTAGTATTGAGGATTTATTAAAAGGAGTTAGCGAATAG
- a CDS encoding DNA adenine methylase yields the protein MNKPINSPFRYAGGKFYARSLILKHIPFHSYYVEPFAGGGSIFFAKEKVNKNWLNDIDVALINTYLIIRDTPDKLIQYLSGEKATKERHSYYKNDFKPQNKLEEAARWFYLNRTSYSGIMKPQNCYWGYGDKYSMRPENWPRNILRTSEKLQNVEITCFDFEKVISTVPDNTFLFIDPPYFNADQDKFYTHSFSIDDHYRLCSILKKHNDRIKFLLTYDNSTEVRDLYEWAIEIHDKEWNYTINRTDDQKKGQKKEDNFKGERYKGKEIFILNYDSNAELSQEPKQLVISF from the coding sequence ATGAATAAGCCGATAAACTCACCTTTTCGCTATGCTGGCGGAAAATTTTATGCACGTAGTCTGATACTTAAACATATACCTTTTCACTCATACTATGTAGAACCTTTTGCTGGAGGAGGTTCTATCTTCTTTGCAAAAGAGAAGGTAAATAAAAATTGGTTAAATGATATTGATGTGGCGCTCATAAATACATATTTAATCATTAGAGATACACCAGACAAGCTAATTCAATATTTAAGTGGGGAGAAAGCAACTAAAGAAAGGCATTCATATTATAAAAATGATTTTAAACCGCAAAATAAATTGGAAGAAGCAGCACGTTGGTTTTATCTCAATAGAACATCTTACTCAGGTATAATGAAGCCGCAAAACTGCTATTGGGGTTATGGTGACAAGTACAGTATGCGTCCAGAAAACTGGCCTAGAAATATCCTACGAACTTCAGAAAAGCTTCAGAATGTTGAGATTACCTGCTTTGATTTTGAAAAAGTGATATCAACCGTACCTGATAACACTTTTTTATTTATTGATCCTCCTTATTTTAATGCAGACCAAGATAAGTTTTACACACACTCCTTTTCAATAGATGATCACTATAGGCTCTGTAGTATACTCAAAAAACATAATGATAGAATTAAATTCCTTCTAACTTACGATAACAGTACTGAAGTTAGAGATTTATATGAATGGGCAATAGAAATACATGATAAGGAATGGAACTATACAATAAATAGAACAGATGATCAAAAAAAAGGTCAGAAAAAAGAGGACAATTTTAAAGGAGAACGCTATAAAGGTAAGGAGATTTTCATATTAAACTATGACTCTAATGCTGAATTATCTCAAGAGCCAAAGCAACTAGTAATAAGTTTTTAA